In Fusobacterium canifelinum, a genomic segment contains:
- a CDS encoding HEAT repeat domain-containing protein gives MSNSTDKILQELEEERIRCATLTKEDLQKAYCELEKENFPVTKRIKFIADLGACKEIAYHYELICKDWEEDRKLHLESSFDRHGSEGIEFLFEQLAKIEDEKLRIFTVFLIAEILSKLKHREFYSSFCNQLIPIRISLIKTNDNILRRKVIIVFGWVGSSKEIDLLIQQMLNDNDALCRAWSATSLMQMSFHRVKAEIICQKTKNIFVQAIVEEKDLYTCGVMIEVAQTLFGKRWISSSAIENIELEKIEKARKSAVRFLSKY, from the coding sequence ATGTCAAATTCAACAGATAAAATTTTACAGGAACTTGAAGAAGAAAGAATTCGTTGTGCTACATTAACAAAAGAAGATTTACAAAAAGCATATTGTGAATTGGAAAAAGAAAACTTTCCTGTCACTAAGAGAATCAAGTTTATAGCTGATTTAGGTGCTTGTAAAGAAATAGCATATCACTATGAACTTATTTGTAAAGACTGGGAAGAAGATAGAAAACTACATTTAGAAAGCAGCTTTGATAGACATGGAAGTGAAGGAATTGAGTTTTTATTTGAACAGTTGGCTAAAATTGAAGATGAAAAACTAAGAATATTTACTGTTTTTCTTATAGCAGAAATTCTTTCTAAATTGAAACATAGAGAATTCTATTCATCATTTTGTAATCAACTTATTCCTATTCGTATTTCACTCATAAAGACCAATGATAATATTCTTCGCAGAAAGGTTATTATAGTCTTCGGTTGGGTAGGTTCATCAAAAGAAATTGACCTTTTAATACAACAAATGCTTAATGATAATGACGCTCTTTGTCGGGCTTGGTCTGCAACAAGCCTTATGCAAATGTCATTTCATAGAGTGAAAGCAGAAATAATTTGCCAAAAAACAAAAAATATATTTGTTCAAGCTATTGTAGAAGAAAAAGATTTGTATACTTGTGGAGTCATGATAGAGGTAGCCCAAACACTATTTGGTAAAAGGTGGATATCTTCGTCTGCTATAGAAAATATAGAACTTGAAAAAATAGAAAAAGCAAGAAAAAGTGCTGTGAGGTTTTTGAGTAAATATTAA